A genome region from Brevinematales bacterium includes the following:
- the ruvB gene encoding Holliday junction branch migration DNA helicase RuvB — translation MEDILSPKKQTEEEFYEESIRPRTLDEFIGQDRIKENLKVFIQSSIQRNEPLDHVLISGPPGLGKTTLAKIIANELRTNFIYTVSNAFQKIGDLVAVLTNLQKGDVLFIDEIHRLKPAFEEVLYSAMEDYVVSVVIGEGPGARSIKINIPKFTLIGATTRTGLLTSPLISRFGIILRFDFYSYEDMVKICKRTSKILKLNISEEGISEIARRSRGTPRILNRIIRRIRDFAVVEKVEHLDVEFTRKSLKKLEIDEEGLDEIDRKILLTLIDKYQGGPVGLKTLSASIGEEEDTIEDVFEPFLIQKGFIKRTPKGRIATELAYKHLGIQKNNSLF, via the coding sequence ATGGAAGACATATTATCACCAAAGAAGCAAACAGAGGAAGAGTTTTATGAAGAAAGTATAAGGCCCAGAACATTAGATGAGTTTATAGGGCAAGACAGAATAAAAGAAAACCTAAAAGTTTTCATCCAATCTTCAATTCAAAGAAATGAACCACTTGATCACGTACTTATTTCAGGACCACCTGGATTGGGTAAAACAACTCTAGCAAAGATAATAGCAAATGAGTTAAGAACAAATTTTATTTATACAGTATCAAATGCATTCCAAAAAATCGGAGATTTAGTAGCAGTACTAACAAACCTTCAGAAGGGAGATGTTTTATTCATTGATGAAATACACAGACTAAAACCTGCTTTCGAGGAAGTACTATACTCTGCTATGGAAGACTATGTAGTATCCGTAGTAATAGGAGAAGGTCCTGGAGCTAGAAGTATTAAGATAAATATACCAAAATTTACATTGATTGGTGCTACAACAAGAACTGGGCTTTTAACATCACCATTGATATCCAGATTCGGAATAATATTGAGATTTGATTTCTATTCTTATGAAGACATGGTAAAGATATGTAAAAGAACAAGCAAGATACTCAAACTAAATATATCAGAGGAAGGAATTAGCGAAATAGCAAGAAGATCAAGGGGAACACCTAGAATATTAAATAGAATCATAAGAAGAATAAGAGATTTCGCAGTCGTTGAGAAAGTAGAACACTTGGATGTAGAATTTACAAGAAAATCGCTAAAAAAACTTGAGATTGACGAGGAAGGATTAGACGAAATAGACAGAAAGATATTACTTACACTTATCGATAAGTATCAAGGAGGACCTGTAGGATTAAAAACACTGTCAGCAAGCATAGGAGAGGAAGAAGATACTATCGAGGATGTATTTGAACCTTTTCTTATACAAAAAGGTTTTATAAAAAGAACTCCCAAAGGAAGAATCGCAACAGAACTAGCATACAAACACCTAGGAATACAAAAAAATAATAGTCTTTTTTAA
- a CDS encoding ankyrin repeat domain-containing protein, which produces MVSFLSFVLVVFLVSCAPTKSTMKTDKDTSTSKRQVKVVKYNKEDVDLGLSNQGDKVTSKKDIMDVNKGEKDKILYTSYLDRMLRIACVKGDVGMVIKLIQMGVDVNSVDIDGDTPLHLAVMSNNYEIVRILVANKAVVKKRNKKGYTPIDIARELGYSDIYRLLLSSK; this is translated from the coding sequence ATGGTTAGTTTTCTCAGCTTTGTATTAGTTGTTTTTTTGGTGTCTTGTGCTCCTACTAAGTCTACAATGAAAACGGATAAAGATACTTCTACTTCCAAGAGACAAGTTAAGGTAGTTAAATACAATAAGGAAGATGTAGATCTAGGTCTCAGTAATCAAGGTGACAAGGTTACTTCGAAGAAAGATATCATGGATGTTAACAAAGGTGAAAAAGATAAGATTTTGTATACAAGTTATCTTGATAGAATGTTGAGAATAGCATGTGTCAAAGGAGATGTCGGTATGGTTATAAAGCTTATACAGATGGGTGTTGATGTTAATTCAGTTGATATAGATGGAGATACACCGCTTCACCTTGCAGTTATGTCAAATAACTATGAGATTGTTAGAATACTTGTTGCAAATAAGGCAGTTGTGAAAAAAAGAAATAAGAAAGGATACACTCCGATAGATATTGCTAGAGAGTTGGGATATAGTGATATATATAGGTTACTTTTGAGTTCAAAATAG
- the fliF gene encoding flagellar basal-body MS-ring/collar protein FliF — protein MNQILEFLKNIFSRFRELPLTSKVVVISSIIAIVVAIVVAVLISRPTTKVLLYPQALTPEDFARVTKKLTELNIPFETKDNKFVLVADDEIKQKAKMQLAWEGIIPNNIKGFELFDVQSFTTTDFERNVNLHRAIVGEIERHLKMIDDIEDVKIVLPFQKERLFKEDETEKTASVIITPSPYSDIRENKKKVKAIVELVARGIDGLKPENIVVVDNQGNVLSDLLVSDDISDDIRAAREQIKIKEKIKRELIERIQSELSKAISQDRIIVSAEVEMRWDKKEIQQDKIIPTVVKQDNPLTPYDESQVEINVPISRKTTKEDFKGPAYIPEGPPGVEANVPPGIKEKIDRFTTYQKNEDIVNYELSKEKVNQKNQPYDINRVSVAVAVDGIWEVELKDGEPVLDERGRVKRKFTPPSEEELARIQEWVKRAIGFNPLRGDSVVVTFIQFDRTKQFQKEDEELLRRYQIRRILLASILVLIILFLLMLLYRAIMKEIARRRRIREEELARQQQLMREAALRAAEQEGAMVELSVEEKARMELLESIISIAREKPDIAARVIRTWISEE, from the coding sequence ATGAATCAAATACTTGAATTTTTGAAAAATATCTTTTCAAGGTTTAGAGAATTACCCTTAACTTCGAAGGTAGTAGTTATATCATCAATCATTGCAATAGTAGTTGCAATTGTCGTAGCAGTATTAATATCAAGACCTACTACAAAAGTACTACTCTATCCTCAAGCATTAACACCTGAGGATTTTGCAAGAGTAACTAAAAAACTTACTGAACTAAACATTCCATTTGAAACGAAAGATAATAAATTTGTTTTAGTAGCAGACGATGAAATAAAACAAAAGGCAAAAATGCAACTAGCTTGGGAAGGTATAATACCAAATAACATAAAAGGTTTTGAGTTGTTTGACGTACAATCATTCACTACAACTGATTTCGAGAGAAATGTCAATCTACACAGAGCAATAGTAGGGGAAATTGAAAGACACCTCAAGATGATCGATGACATTGAGGATGTTAAGATAGTTTTACCATTCCAGAAAGAAAGACTTTTTAAGGAAGATGAAACAGAAAAAACCGCTTCAGTAATTATAACACCATCACCATATTCTGATATAAGAGAAAACAAGAAAAAAGTCAAAGCAATAGTAGAACTTGTAGCTAGAGGTATAGATGGACTTAAACCCGAAAACATAGTAGTAGTTGATAATCAAGGTAACGTACTGAGTGATCTCTTAGTCTCAGATGACATTTCAGATGATATAAGAGCAGCAAGAGAACAGATAAAAATAAAAGAGAAAATAAAAAGAGAACTAATTGAGCGAATACAAAGTGAACTCTCAAAAGCTATAAGTCAAGATAGAATAATAGTAAGTGCTGAAGTTGAGATGAGATGGGACAAGAAAGAAATACAACAAGACAAAATAATACCTACCGTAGTGAAGCAAGATAACCCACTAACTCCATACGATGAAAGCCAAGTTGAGATAAACGTACCTATAAGTAGAAAAACAACAAAAGAAGACTTCAAGGGACCTGCTTATATACCTGAAGGTCCTCCAGGAGTAGAAGCTAATGTACCACCTGGAATAAAGGAAAAAATAGATAGGTTTACAACCTATCAAAAAAATGAAGACATCGTAAACTACGAATTGAGTAAAGAAAAGGTTAATCAAAAAAATCAACCTTATGATATAAATCGTGTTAGTGTCGCAGTAGCAGTTGACGGAATTTGGGAAGTAGAACTAAAAGACGGAGAACCTGTATTAGACGAAAGGGGTAGAGTAAAGAGGAAATTCACCCCACCATCAGAAGAAGAACTTGCCAGAATACAAGAATGGGTCAAAAGAGCAATAGGGTTTAATCCACTACGAGGCGATAGTGTAGTGGTAACATTCATTCAATTTGACAGAACAAAACAATTCCAAAAAGAAGATGAAGAACTCCTAAGAAGATACCAAATACGAAGAATATTACTAGCAAGCATACTTGTATTGATTATATTATTCTTGCTAATGTTATTATACAGAGCAATAATGAAGGAAATTGCCAGAAGGAGAAGAATACGCGAAGAAGAACTTGCAAGACAACAACAACTTATGCGAGAAGCAGCACTTAGAGCAGCAGAACAAGAAGGCGCTATGGTTGAACTATCAGTTGAAGAAAAAGCTAGAATGGAACTACTCGAAAGTATAATAAGCATAGCAAGAGAAAAACCAGATATAGCAGCAAGAGTTATAAGAACCTGGATTTCAGAAGAGTAG
- the rpsG gene encoding 30S ribosomal protein S7 has protein sequence MRKKKAYKKHIPLPDHKYNSVLVSKIINIIMKDGKKIKAQNIMYSALEIVKEKTKKDPLQVLEKAIENLQPQLEVRSRRVGGATYQVPVEVRPERALSLAIRWLVSACREQQGRPMTEKLADEIINAYNEQGNAIKKKIETHKMAESNKAFAHYRW, from the coding sequence ATGAGAAAGAAAAAAGCATACAAAAAACATATTCCGCTCCCTGATCACAAATATAATAGTGTATTGGTATCAAAGATTATAAACATTATAATGAAAGACGGTAAAAAAATAAAAGCACAAAATATTATGTACTCTGCACTTGAAATAGTAAAGGAAAAAACTAAAAAAGATCCTTTACAGGTGCTTGAAAAAGCAATAGAAAACCTACAACCCCAGCTTGAAGTTAGATCAAGAAGAGTTGGTGGTGCAACTTATCAAGTACCAGTCGAAGTTAGACCAGAAAGAGCATTATCACTAGCAATAAGATGGCTTGTATCAGCTTGTAGAGAACAACAGGGAAGACCCATGACAGAAAAATTAGCAGATGAGATAATAAACGCATATAACGAACAAGGTAACGCCATAAAGAAGAAAATAGAAACTCATAAAATGGCCGAATCTAACAAAGCATTTGCCCATTATAGATGGTAA
- the folK gene encoding 2-amino-4-hydroxy-6-hydroxymethyldihydropteridine diphosphokinase: MKRKRKIILSIGSNVEPRYGYILSAIEYLREGVSIIKLSSIYETDPWGYSKQDRFLNLCVFAYTHLKPFELLRFVKDVERLVGRKETFRWGPREIDIDIVYYDSLIVDTDNLIIPHPGRLERNFVMVPLFEIYPSFVDPEYGVSVSWIINKYFDLMNVATLLKSRFL, translated from the coding sequence GTGAAAAGGAAAAGGAAAATAATATTATCAATTGGATCAAATGTTGAACCTAGGTATGGATATATACTTAGTGCTATTGAGTATCTCAGAGAAGGTGTTAGCATTATAAAGTTATCAAGTATATATGAGACTGATCCTTGGGGATATTCAAAACAAGATAGATTTCTAAATCTGTGTGTCTTTGCTTATACTCACTTAAAACCTTTTGAACTTCTAAGGTTTGTTAAGGATGTTGAGAGATTAGTTGGTAGGAAAGAGACATTTAGATGGGGGCCTAGGGAAATCGATATTGATATTGTTTATTATGATAGTCTTATAGTTGATACGGATAATTTAATCATTCCTCATCCTGGTAGATTAGAAAGGAATTTTGTTATGGTGCCTTTGTTTGAAATTTATCCTAGTTTTGTTGATCCTGAGTATGGTGTTAGTGTTAGTTGGATTATCAATAAGTATTTTGATTTAATGAATGTTGCTACTCTTCTGAAATCCAGGTTCTTATAA
- the rpsL gene encoding 30S ribosomal protein S12, translating to MPTINQLVRKGREKVKKKSKSPALRGCPQKRGVCVRVTTMTPKKPNSALRKIAKVMLSNKVEVIAYIPGIGHNLQEHSIVLVRGGRVKDLPGVKYHIIRGALDTLGVEGRKTSRSKYGAKKPKS from the coding sequence ATGCCTACAATAAACCAGCTTGTAAGAAAAGGAAGAGAAAAAGTAAAGAAAAAGAGTAAGTCTCCAGCTTTAAGAGGATGCCCTCAAAAGAGGGGAGTATGCGTAAGAGTAACTACAATGACACCTAAAAAACCAAACTCTGCTTTAAGGAAAATAGCAAAGGTGATGCTATCAAATAAAGTTGAAGTCATAGCATATATACCAGGTATAGGGCATAATCTACAGGAACACTCAATAGTACTAGTAAGAGGCGGTAGAGTAAAAGACTTGCCAGGTGTAAAGTACCACATAATAAGAGGCGCTCTTGATACTCTTGGTGTTGAGGGTAGAAAAACCAGCAGGTCTAAATATGGTGCTAAAAAACCTAAATCCTAA
- a CDS encoding adenosylcobalamin-dependent ribonucleoside-diphosphate reductase yields MKMELSKDTLEWFGGDELRARVFAEKYALRDYNGNILEKIPPEMWRRVAKAISSVEETDEKRAEWEEKFYWLLEDFRMIPGGRIMFGAGQVERKATLLNCYVLPIKGDSIEDIYETMKEMARTYSYGGGVGIDISVLRPKGSPVGNAAYSSTGAVSFMDLYSLTTGTIGQSGRRGALMITIHCSHPDVEEFITIKNDPLRIKVRYANISVLITDELMEAVQRDDTWELWYPDIMRERDLQAEFGTIDINEILELLRKREDFIEIDTSRRSFYHFPEKNYFYVANKNEIRKKRIYRVIKAKDLWDKIIHNAWASAEPGLIFYSTMRKMSTSEYNDMHILTTNPCSEIPLEPYGDCCLGNVNLERFVINEFGDDVEVDWENLEKAVRYTVRFLDNVLEYNKNRHPLKEQSEASMRSRRIGVGFTGLGDMLIKMKIKYDSDEAIDFVNDLFNRIKHIAYDESVNLAIEKGTFPNFDPKKHLQSPFIKRLDKVVQEKIKKYGLRNVAILTVPPVGSGALLAGVTSGIEPVFALSYIRRSESLSQDFFKVYHPLVQRYMSKFGIQHEEELPKFFVTAHQIDPYFRVKMQATIQKHIDHSISSTVNLPESTTEKTISDIYFYAWKLGCKGITVYREGSREGVLITEDKNKKKETSEKKEFKRPRILTGETIKFRLPQGALYVTVNRDSDGVIKEVFINIGKSGGNEKADAEAIGRLISIYLQDGGSIDTVIKQLEGIKGDETFWDQGVALHSIPDAVAKALAIIHRNEYEERLKSSELVSDETKNTKEKVKLDNTNGSNGKGVSGVNLRMEKCPSCEERTLVYENGCYVCKSCGYTKCA; encoded by the coding sequence ATGAAAATGGAATTGTCAAAAGATACGTTAGAGTGGTTTGGTGGAGATGAACTTAGGGCTAGAGTTTTTGCTGAAAAATATGCTTTGAGAGATTACAATGGAAATATACTAGAGAAGATACCACCTGAGATGTGGAGAAGAGTTGCCAAAGCGATATCTTCTGTTGAAGAAACAGATGAAAAAAGAGCTGAATGGGAAGAAAAGTTTTATTGGTTACTTGAAGATTTTAGGATGATACCCGGTGGTAGAATAATGTTTGGAGCGGGACAAGTTGAAAGAAAAGCGACTCTTCTTAATTGTTATGTTTTACCTATAAAGGGAGATAGTATTGAAGATATATATGAGACTATGAAGGAAATGGCTAGGACTTATAGTTATGGTGGTGGAGTAGGTATAGATATATCTGTTTTGAGACCTAAGGGTAGTCCTGTTGGAAATGCTGCATATAGCTCTACAGGTGCTGTTTCATTTATGGACTTGTATTCATTAACAACAGGTACAATTGGACAAAGTGGAAGGCGTGGAGCTTTGATGATTACTATACATTGCTCTCATCCTGATGTTGAAGAATTCATAACTATAAAAAATGACCCACTTAGGATAAAAGTTAGGTATGCTAATATATCAGTTCTTATAACTGATGAGCTTATGGAAGCAGTACAGAGGGATGATACTTGGGAATTGTGGTATCCTGATATAATGAGAGAAAGAGATTTACAAGCTGAGTTTGGAACGATAGATATAAACGAAATATTAGAATTACTTAGAAAGAGAGAAGACTTTATAGAAATTGATACATCTAGGAGAAGCTTCTATCATTTTCCAGAGAAAAATTATTTTTATGTTGCCAATAAAAATGAAATTAGAAAAAAAAGGATTTACAGAGTTATAAAAGCCAAAGATCTTTGGGATAAGATTATACATAATGCTTGGGCTTCTGCAGAGCCAGGGCTTATCTTCTATTCTACTATGAGAAAAATGTCTACGTCTGAGTACAATGATATGCATATACTTACGACTAATCCTTGTAGTGAGATTCCACTTGAACCCTATGGAGATTGTTGTTTAGGAAATGTAAACCTTGAAAGATTTGTTATAAATGAGTTTGGAGATGATGTTGAAGTGGATTGGGAGAATCTAGAGAAAGCTGTTAGGTATACAGTTAGGTTTTTGGATAATGTTTTGGAGTATAACAAAAATCGTCATCCTCTCAAGGAACAAAGTGAAGCGTCAATGAGGAGTAGGAGAATAGGGGTAGGCTTTACAGGACTTGGAGATATGCTAATAAAAATGAAAATAAAATATGACAGTGATGAAGCGATAGATTTTGTGAATGATCTATTTAATAGAATAAAGCACATTGCTTATGACGAGAGCGTTAATCTTGCGATTGAGAAGGGGACTTTTCCTAACTTTGATCCAAAAAAGCATTTACAAAGTCCTTTTATAAAGAGACTCGATAAGGTGGTTCAAGAAAAAATAAAAAAGTATGGGCTTAGAAATGTAGCTATTTTAACGGTTCCTCCTGTTGGTAGTGGGGCATTGCTTGCAGGAGTTACTAGTGGGATTGAACCAGTTTTTGCGCTCTCGTATATAAGAAGAAGTGAATCTTTGAGTCAAGATTTTTTCAAGGTGTATCATCCATTGGTTCAAAGATATATGAGTAAGTTTGGAATTCAGCATGAGGAGGAACTACCGAAATTTTTTGTTACGGCGCATCAGATAGATCCTTACTTTAGAGTTAAAATGCAAGCAACAATTCAAAAGCATATAGACCATAGTATATCTTCGACGGTGAATTTACCTGAATCTACAACAGAAAAAACTATAAGTGACATATATTTCTATGCTTGGAAGTTGGGTTGTAAGGGAATAACAGTTTATAGAGAAGGTAGTAGAGAAGGAGTGCTGATAACGGAAGATAAGAATAAGAAAAAGGAAACCTCTGAGAAGAAAGAGTTCAAAAGACCTAGAATACTCACTGGTGAAACTATTAAATTTAGGCTTCCGCAAGGTGCTCTTTATGTTACGGTAAATAGAGATTCGGATGGAGTGATAAAAGAGGTATTCATAAACATCGGTAAAAGTGGTGGTAATGAAAAAGCAGATGCTGAGGCAATAGGTAGGCTTATAAGTATATATTTGCAAGATGGTGGCAGCATAGATACTGTTATCAAACAGCTTGAGGGTATAAAAGGAGATGAAACTTTTTGGGATCAAGGTGTTGCTTTACATTCTATACCTGATGCAGTTGCAAAAGCATTAGCTATAATACATAGAAATGAGTATGAAGAGAGGCTAAAATCATCAGAATTGGTGTCTGATGAGACTAAAAATACAAAAGAAAAAGTTAAACTTGATAATACCAATGGTTCAAATGGTAAAGGTGTTTCTGGAGTTAATCTAAGAATGGAAAAATGCCCAAGTTGCGAAGAAAGGACCCTAGTTTATGAAAATGGATGCTATGTCTGCAAATCTTGTGGATATACTAAATGTGCTTAA
- a CDS encoding sigma-54 dependent transcriptional regulator yields MLRVLVVDDENGIRMLFEEMLKECCIVDTAEDGHKGFEKIKNNLYDLVFLDLRMPVMSGIDVLERLSKLKTDVNSPPYVVVLTAIDDIGTVVKCMKLGAYDYIVKPVNVGRVEIVVNQVKMLVERYNEIEDLKRSQGGVKFVGNSNKAKEVLSKIELASKSDVSVLITGESGVGKEVVAKLIHFNSKRKNKKFVPVDCSSLPESLIESELFGYERGAFTGAFARKIGKIEYANEGTLFLDEISNMPLNVQAKLLRFLQDKTFTRIGGLDVIEVDVRIISATNVDIRTLIKEGRFREDLFYRLNVFPIYVPPLRERKEDIPLLVEYFLNIYSIVYGKKIQFTSGAIKKLMSYSFPGNVRELQNLILRYVVMSKDGDEIDDISFDSYVEVPYFTRLYSLRELEDMYIKYILDYTNGNVTKASEILGISRRSVYNWMKKKKDKGL; encoded by the coding sequence ATGTTAAGGGTTCTTGTGGTAGATGATGAGAATGGTATAAGAATGCTTTTTGAAGAGATGCTAAAAGAATGTTGTATTGTGGATACTGCAGAAGATGGACATAAGGGATTCGAAAAAATAAAGAATAATTTATATGATCTTGTTTTCCTTGATTTAAGAATGCCAGTTATGAGTGGTATTGATGTTTTGGAAAGATTGAGTAAGTTGAAAACTGATGTAAACTCTCCTCCTTATGTAGTTGTTTTGACTGCTATAGATGACATTGGTACAGTTGTAAAGTGTATGAAATTAGGTGCTTATGATTACATAGTTAAACCTGTTAATGTAGGTAGAGTTGAGATTGTTGTGAATCAAGTGAAAATGTTGGTTGAAAGATACAACGAGATTGAGGATTTGAAAAGATCTCAAGGGGGAGTTAAGTTTGTAGGAAATAGTAATAAGGCTAAAGAGGTACTTTCGAAGATAGAACTTGCTTCGAAAAGTGATGTTAGTGTGTTAATAACGGGTGAAAGTGGTGTTGGTAAAGAAGTTGTTGCCAAGCTTATACATTTTAATAGCAAAAGAAAAAACAAAAAATTTGTTCCTGTAGACTGTTCGTCTTTACCGGAGTCTCTAATAGAAAGTGAGCTTTTTGGATATGAAAGAGGAGCTTTTACTGGTGCTTTTGCAAGAAAAATTGGTAAAATTGAATACGCTAATGAAGGTACTTTGTTCCTTGATGAGATTTCAAATATGCCTTTAAATGTGCAAGCAAAGCTACTTAGATTTTTACAAGATAAAACATTTACTCGCATAGGTGGTCTTGATGTCATTGAAGTTGATGTTAGAATTATAAGTGCTACTAATGTTGATATTAGAACGCTTATTAAAGAAGGTAGATTTAGAGAAGATCTGTTTTATAGATTAAATGTTTTTCCAATATATGTACCTCCCCTAAGAGAAAGAAAGGAAGATATACCTCTACTTGTTGAGTATTTTCTGAATATTTATTCAATAGTGTATGGTAAGAAAATTCAATTTACAAGTGGTGCTATTAAAAAGCTTATGAGTTACAGTTTTCCAGGCAATGTTAGAGAACTACAGAATTTAATTTTGAGATATGTTGTTATGTCAAAAGATGGTGATGAAATAGATGATATATCGTTTGATAGTTATGTAGAGGTTCCATACTTTACTAGACTCTACTCCTTGAGGGAACTTGAAGATATGTACATAAAATACATACTTGATTATACAAATGGTAATGTTACAAAAGCATCAGAAATTCTAGGTATATCTAGAAGGAGTGTATATAATTGGATGAAGAAAAAGAAGGACAAAGGTTTATGA
- the dnaA gene encoding chromosomal replication initiator protein DnaA, translating into MDTFLKVWEEFVNIVTLENQLDKVILSKVKTYCKDGKFFICVGDEFTRTWIEKNYFDRIVSTFKYYDVDVEIIVSPDSEDDSSIKKSQKNFRSTNSKKFQNIEDVDLEKVNGNVVVVEKEEVEVAIPDINPRYTFDRFIVGSGNDFAYHSALNVSKYPGMSYNPLFMYGGVGLGKTHLLHAIANEISRTKKSKRVLYVTSEQFTNEFFKALSSKNLHSFRLRYREADVLLLDDVQFFKSSMKQAIEELFHTFNKLSHDKKQMVFTSDRTPKELDEIGDRMISRFEGGLVVEIKPPDFETRLKIVEKKFEEEGVDIDVSIKEFIANSIQSNIRSLESAVNKVCAFLSFKSGRVDLGTVKVLIKDLLEVNVKSKEFNEVVYTIDDILKSVANYYNTTVSDLLGEGRKDELVFARQVVMYLAKRLTNLTFSEIAEKFGKVHSTAVRAYERIDALIKRDFLVKEQIKEVLAKIKKIKSGL; encoded by the coding sequence ATGGATACTTTTTTGAAGGTGTGGGAGGAGTTTGTAAATATTGTTACTTTGGAAAATCAGCTTGACAAAGTTATTCTTTCAAAGGTTAAGACTTATTGTAAAGATGGTAAATTCTTTATTTGTGTTGGTGATGAATTTACTAGGACTTGGATTGAGAAGAATTATTTTGATAGGATTGTTTCTACATTTAAGTATTACGATGTTGATGTTGAGATTATTGTAAGTCCTGATAGTGAGGATGATAGTAGTATCAAAAAATCCCAAAAGAATTTTAGATCAACTAATTCCAAAAAGTTTCAGAATATAGAGGATGTTGATCTAGAGAAAGTAAATGGTAATGTTGTAGTTGTTGAGAAGGAGGAGGTTGAAGTTGCTATTCCTGACATAAACCCTAGATATACTTTCGATAGATTCATAGTTGGTAGTGGTAATGATTTTGCTTATCATTCTGCTTTGAATGTTAGTAAGTATCCTGGTATGAGTTATAATCCGCTATTCATGTATGGAGGGGTAGGTCTTGGTAAGACTCACCTTCTTCATGCTATTGCTAACGAGATATCAAGAACAAAAAAATCGAAAAGGGTTTTATATGTTACTAGTGAACAGTTTACAAATGAATTTTTTAAAGCTTTGTCTTCTAAGAACTTGCATTCGTTTAGATTAAGGTATAGGGAAGCTGATGTATTGCTACTTGATGATGTTCAGTTTTTTAAATCATCTATGAAGCAAGCTATTGAAGAACTGTTTCATACATTTAATAAACTCTCTCATGATAAAAAGCAAATGGTATTTACAAGTGATAGGACTCCGAAAGAACTCGATGAGATAGGGGACAGAATGATAAGTAGGTTTGAAGGAGGATTAGTTGTTGAGATAAAACCTCCTGATTTTGAAACTAGGCTTAAGATTGTAGAAAAAAAGTTTGAAGAAGAGGGAGTTGATATTGATGTTTCTATAAAAGAATTTATAGCTAATTCTATTCAGAGTAATATTAGATCGCTTGAGTCTGCTGTTAATAAAGTGTGTGCTTTCTTGTCTTTTAAGAGTGGTAGAGTTGATTTAGGTACAGTAAAGGTACTTATTAAGGATCTCCTAGAAGTTAATGTGAAGTCTAAAGAGTTTAACGAAGTAGTTTATACTATTGATGATATACTAAAGTCTGTTGCTAATTATTACAATACTACAGTGAGTGATTTACTTGGAGAAGGTAGAAAGGATGAGCTTGTATTTGCTAGACAAGTTGTCATGTATCTTGCTAAGAGGCTTACGAATTTGACTTTTTCAGAAATAGCGGAGAAGTTTGGTAAGGTTCATAGTACTGCGGTCAGAGCATACGAAAGAATAGATGCTCTTATAAAGAGAGATTTCCTAGTCAAAGAGCAGATAAAGGAGGTCTTAGCTAAGATTAAGAAGATAAAAAGTGGATTGTAA
- a CDS encoding MBL fold metallo-hydrolase, which produces MDEEKEGQRFMTIKFLGTGTSTGVPVIGCKCSVCLSDNPKNKRTRTSTFVEYQGKKFIIDTTPDFRQQAISNGIFEVDGILITHSHADHINGFDDVRQLNFAMNWKIIPVFMNRTSYWEFQSRFDYIFKDLPQLAGGKPLVRVYIVEDYDDIVLDGVRVKTFFYYHGNIKVNGYRFGSMSYLTDVSFIPGRTLEVLKGTEILIISALRYLPHSTHYTVSEVINLTRLLKPKVTYLIHMGHEIDYDEILGYLKGLNIIPAYDGLVVEV; this is translated from the coding sequence TTGGATGAAGAAAAAGAAGGACAAAGGTTTATGACTATAAAGTTTTTGGGTACAGGTACCTCTACAGGTGTACCTGTTATTGGATGTAAATGTAGTGTTTGCTTGTCTGACAATCCTAAAAATAAAAGAACTAGGACGTCTACTTTTGTTGAGTACCAAGGTAAAAAGTTTATTATAGATACAACTCCTGATTTTAGACAACAAGCTATTAGTAATGGTATTTTTGAAGTTGATGGAATACTTATAACGCATTCGCATGCGGATCATATAAACGGTTTTGATGATGTTAGGCAACTTAATTTTGCTATGAACTGGAAAATAATACCTGTGTTTATGAATCGGACGTCATACTGGGAATTTCAGTCTAGGTTTGATTATATATTTAAAGATCTACCTCAACTAGCGGGTGGAAAACCACTTGTTAGAGTTTATATTGTAGAAGATTATGATGATATTGTTTTAGATGGAGTTAGAGTAAAAACTTTTTTTTACTATCATGGCAACATAAAGGTAAATGGTTATAGATTTGGTAGTATGTCTTATCTGACGGATGTTAGTTTTATACCTGGTAGGACACTCGAAGTTTTGAAGGGAACAGAGATTTTGATTATTAGTGCTTTAAGGTATCTTCCTCACTCTACTCATTATACTGTTTCCGAGGTTATAAATCTCACAAGATTACTTAAACCAAAAGTTACATATCTTATACACATGGGACACGAAATAGATTATGATGAAATATTGGGATATCTCAAAGGATTGAATATTATACCTGCTTATGATGGACTTGTTGTTGAAGTATGA